A genomic region of Ursus arctos isolate Adak ecotype North America unplaced genomic scaffold, UrsArc2.0 scaffold_8, whole genome shotgun sequence contains the following coding sequences:
- the PCARE gene encoding photoreceptor cilium actin regulator, with protein sequence MGCAPSHNDIVHSVAKSGIQFFKKPKAILPGRQGGSERCSVPLLVPSSTCYDSEGKQLGARWTQSPADGLYQLTRDPTAGKGKAMEGLPPETQTSRSQPDKSQSHMAKDLPSKTQGSHASQGAASSGEESEERNTQPRKLRCLTCGQQGHCCQTALPAHEPDGKVDFPEPLVKAHQHAYAYLHSCLSKYEAILCVTHQATQTQALLRPMVTFLLLCVDEINRLLGEISKDGEMLLREVREDLAWPSRNGEPRAQPGLLPQLLQHTVSKLLVLRGSVASVTGSFLEGSRGYHQATASHLGNKLSAQRGVDECLLRALGQLESLASGRGDPEMQGVPLCSEDSGIGADNESVQLADKLGKQGSWDSAAEPTEWKPVLLSTVEAGLSGQSSQQNPFRTGSDGPQDCPLSRPLTAKFQLVARGEASDPCPSSTGPETTTARPLRMGRSTPGDSLGVGISMEARFSKGSRVMDPLSLSEGEDSSRDEEEDQVGGMSPCPWQENSSLPRPRSSPGGPVGPFQPHPRRLRSPQAQEMILKMKEAISERIKFVPVPSGPQDWADEEERRTAVSPRPSTACGSSRTPVRQRRAQSEGCLESQVEDPTLQELRRVQRDLSQRLEAFYALGARQQGQRPEQAPQPRAAALRPDTCGGTASSTISKLKASLTKNFVILPSQGKSILQKCSPRPESEQARQGRAERLPIAIPSGEKASEAPGAEDWNVRGCPTRTSVKKLIETFSPTESLRTLGDSKDAGPSPCLRKWGIPIIPPRFPIYGGLAPLYPKPQISPAASGESLKLGPGWRPLVPIFPPLLTPEASKKEDLNFNCETGEDPEHLPPPPLEILMDKSFASLEPPESSTPARSSSKGTCTPGLGGADPAQRTWASPKLRASMSPTNLLPSKSTTAPTRPHSTGPGSSKSGCSTRKLTWDLSHPPAASRNPEVEGRGAQSQAPTDRATSLSKHPQKATPWHHASHISGQNRTLELSVAQPTQGPHSPEAPRQSQERSPLLVRKASSTRGPWTPRADRRQPSSHRPAHPRVPSVHGSPSLPVSPPESPTVLSPATMKEGASPPPRHKPPNTPPVSPPAQHKASSPPTQHTEASSPSSGPSPSPPESPAQGHKQTRDSEDSRAAAAKASGNTRSVFCPATSSLFAAAPPPSTAHPLTPPWLPPEAGGPRGTLAGGWKSSGPRPRAASQRGTALCALNPQPFIRRTASDRRPSVRLGLPVPGATSEACEPALSRSSSSEESPKKDTEPWHSPCAPELRGGGRGAPPPELCVLGHGLQWEARASRAQDKPQQKEAA encoded by the coding sequence ATGGGGTGTGCGCCTTCCCACAATGACATTGTTCATAGCGTCGCTAAGAGTGGcatccagttttttaaaaagcccaaagcAATTTTGCCAGGACGTCAAGGGGGCAGTGAAAGATGCTCTGTCCCTCTGCTGGTTCCAAGCTCCACCTGCTATGACTCTGAGGGAAAGCAGCTGGGGGCCAGGTGGACCCAAAGCCCAGCTGACGGTCTCTATCAGCTCACAAGAGATCCCACTGCAGGCAAAGGGAAAGCTATGGAAGGACTACCCCCAGAAACCCAAACCTCCCGATCCCAGCCGGACAAATCACAAAGCCACATGGCCAAGGACCTTCCATCCAAGACACAGGGCTCCCACGCGTCACAAGGGGCAGCCTCTTCTGGGGAAGAGAGTGAAGAAAGGAATACCCAGCCAAGGAAGCTGAGATGCCTCACGTGTGGCCAACAGGGCCATTGCTGCCAAACCGCCCTTCCTGCTCATGAGCCTGATGGCAAAGTGGATTTCCCTGAGCCCCTGGTGAAGGCCCACCAGCACGCCTACGCCTACCTCCACTCCTGCCTCTCCAAATACGAAGCCATTCTGTGCGTCACCCATCAGGCCACCCAGACCCAAGCGCTGCTGCGACCCATGGTCACCTTCCTGCTGCTATGTGTCGACGAGATCAACCGGCTCTTGGGCGAGATCTCCAAGGATGGAGAAATGCTTCTCCGGGAAGTTCGGGAGGATCTGGCTTGGCCGTCAAGGAACGGAGAGCCCCGGGCCCAGCCAGGTCTCCTGCCGCAGCTTCTACAGCACACAGTCAGCAAGCTGCTAGTGCTCAGGGGCTCGGTGGCCTCCGTCACCGGCAGCTTCCTGGAGGGCTCCCGTGGTTACCACCAGGCCACCGCGAGCCACTTGGGAAATAAGCTGAGCGCACAGAGGGGTGTGGATGAATGCCTCCTGAGGGCTCTGGGGCAACTGGAGAGCCTGGCGAGCGGCCGCGGGGACCCTGAGATGCAGGGTGTGCCCTTGTGCTCTGAGGACAGTGGCATCGGGGCGGACAACGAGTCTGTGCAGCTGGCGGACAAGCTGGGCAAGCAAGGCAGCTGGGACTCGGCGGCCGAGCCCACAGAATGGAAGCCGGTGCTTTTGTCCACCGTGGAAGCCGGGCTGTCGGGACAGAGCTCGCAGCAAAATCCTTTCCGCACGGGTTCAGACGGACCCCAGGACTGCCCCCTCTCGAGGCCTCTGACAGCAAAGTTTCAGCTGGTGGCACGGGGTGAAGCCAGTGACCCATGTCCCTCGAGCACAGGCCCGGAAACTACGACCGCCAGGCCTCTGAGGATGGGCAGAAGCACTCCGGGTGATTCCCTTGGGGTTGGGATCTCCATGGAAGCACGTTTTTCTAAAGGCTCCAGGGTGATGGACCCTCTTTCCCTCAGTGAAGGGGAGGACAGTAGCCGAGACGAGGAGGAAGACCAGGTGGGCGGCATGAGTCCATGTCCATGGCAGGAAAACTCTTCCCTTCCAAGGCCACGCTCTTCACCTGGTGGCCCGGTAGGCCCATTTCAGCCACACCCCAGGAGGCTCAGGAGCCCACAAGCCCAGGAAATGATTCTGAAGATGAAGGAAGCAATCAGCGAAAGGATCAAGTTTGTCCCTGTGCCTTCTGGGCCCCAGGACTGGGCCGAcgaggaggagaggagaacagCGGTCTCCCCGAGACCCAGCACTGCCTGCGGCAGCAGCAGGACCCCTGTGAGGCAGAGGAGGGCCCAGTCAGAGGGGTGTCTGGAGAGCCAAGTGGAGGACCCCACCCTCCAGGAGCTGCGGAGGGTCCAGAGGGACCTGAGCCAGAGGCTGGAGGCATTTTACGCCTTGGGTGCGCgacagcaggggcagaggccgGAGCAGGCTCCGCAGCCCCGAGCAGCGGCTCTGAGGCCCGACACCTGCGGGGGCACTGCGAGCAGCACCATCAGCAAGCTGAAGGCCTCCCTCACCAAGAACTTCGTCATTTTACCAAGTCAGGGCAAGAGCATCTTGCAGAAATGCAGTCCCCGCCCTGAGAGTGAGCAGGCCCggcagggcagggctgagagGCTGCCAATCGCCATCCCATCCGGTGAGAAGGCCAGTGAGGCTCCTGGGGCCGAGGACTGGAATGTCAGGGGCTGTCCCACCAGAACATCGGTCAAGAAACTCATtgaaactttcagtcccaccGAAAGTCTGAGGACACTGGGGGATTCCAAGGACGCCGGGCCGAGCCCCTGCCTCAGGAAGTGGGGGATCCCCATCATACCTCCCAGATTTCCCATTTACGGGGGGCTTGCCCCTTTGTATCCAAAGCCCCAAATTTCTCCAGCAGCAAGTGGAGAATCTCTCAAGCTGGGGCCAGGCTGGAGGCCCTTAGTTCCTATTTTCCCCCCTCTGCTGACACCAGAAGCATCCAAGAAGGAGGACCTCAATTTCAACTGTGAAACAGGAGAGGACCCAGAGCATCTCCCGCCACCGCCTCTGGAAATCCTGATGGACAAGTCGTTCGCCTCTCTGGAGCCCCCAGAGAGCAGCACACCAGCCAGGAGCTCCTCCAAAGGGACCTGTAcgccagggctgggaggggctgacCCTGCCCAGAGAACGTGGGCCTCCCCAAAGCTAAGAGCCTCCATGAGCCCCACCAACCTGCTCCCCAGCAAGAGCACGACTGCCCCCACCAGGCCCCACAGCACAGGGCCAGGAAGCAGCAAGAGCGGCTGCAGTACCAGAAAGCTCACCTGGGACCTGAGCCACCCGCCAGCAGCCAGCAGAAACCCAGaggtggaaggcagaggggctCAGAGTCAGGCCCCCACAGACAGGGCCACCAGCCTGTCCAAGCATCCCCAGAAGGCCACCCCCTGGCACCATGCCAGCCACATATCTGGGCAGAACAGGACCTTGGAACTCAGTGTGGCCCAGCCAACGCAAGGGCCACATTCTCCTGAGGCCcccaggcagagccaggagagAAGCCCCCTGCTGGTCAGGAAGGCCTCTTCCACAAGGGGACCCTGGACACCCCGAGCGGACAGGAGGCAGCCCTCCTCTCACAGACCTGCCCACCCACGTGTCCCCTCTGTGCATGGCTCCCCCAGCCTGCCTGTCAGCCCTCCGGAAAGCCCCACGGTGCTAAGCCCCGCGACGATGAAGGAAGGAGCTTCCCCCCCACCACGGCACAAGCCACCCAACACTCCCCCCGTGAGCCCACCCGCACAGCACAAGGCCTCCAGCCCCCCTACCCAGCACACAGAGGCGAGTTCCCCTTCGTctggcccctctccctcccccccagagTCCCCTGCTCAGGGGCACAAGCAAACAAGAGATTCTGAGGACAGTCGGGCGGCCGCAGCCAAAGCCTCCGGGAACACACGTTCTGTATTCTGCCCAGCCACCTCCTCTCTGTTTGCAGCTGCCCCGCCACCTTCAACAGCCCACCCACTCACCCCACCATGGCTGCCCCCTGAAGCTGGCGGCCCTCGGGGGACCCTCGCAGGAGGCTGGAAGAGCTCAGGGCCACGGCCGAGGGCGGCCTCACAGCGGGGCACGGCTCTGTGTGCCCTCAACCCTCAGCCTTTCATCAGAAGGACGGCTTCCGACCGCCGGCCAAGTGTCCGCCTTGGGCTGCCTGTCCCCGGTGCCACCAGCGAGGCCTGTGAACCGGCGCTCAGCAGGAGCAG